One window of Pieris napi chromosome 14, ilPieNapi1.2, whole genome shotgun sequence genomic DNA carries:
- the LOC125056214 gene encoding uncharacterized protein LOC125056214 — protein MSFFKNVTSGFNIRSRDTILKESLINNLSECVKDIQYNSQFEENFHSVLGSTDSTNTLCMALEAIFLHGLKDTFLRKAKNVISGDPDYRPQSSFWPLILVLSHRQNIDQISALPQINTEIGQCRAWLRIALNECLLSSYMSTLLKNISAVKPFYNRSAFVCDSEVLEVAQKVIQGLETCVQFNLPTNSSLLNQWPEQVLMQAGIWVPTMKVAPISAGLDVVSTLSDDAKPKLASTPNKSSKVTGLGKMWALNEDEALDFILSKDPGQTSSKDNVTEIEKKNQIVNKTHLNPEIENIVKETGEEPSDVMQDSIQIYGTSVDSEGFVAPCDVVITGNSLSGKGWSKDLNDDNASVNSNSSHGSSMIKTPELKSLSSLIDNSNLYVETNSNTPNLRDIMKDIHKELKITTEDNDDCQLIIEDNVPDDPTLHSLDFEVISNSTGSFTVNELQKMMKQLGLLSREKGLDSQNYQCHGCQDLLGSTVSKAKVCGYTGEYFCSNCMDPNVFIIPARVIHNWDFKRYPVSKRAALFLLEFQHQPWIDMKKLNPKIYVGVSDMANLQELRVQLNFLRAYIFTCREPVIEELQKRVWPREYLYDHVHLYTISDLAQIPNGSLVLQLEKVVHFAKGHVLECWLCNQKGFICEVCRDPKILYPFETSTTFRCDECSSVFHSKCLNDTLPCPKCKRKQERTNDSSLIDALHSLKLKNTDK, from the coding sequence atgtctttttttaaaaatgttacatcGGGTTTTAATATTCGAAGTCGAGATACCATTCTTAAAgaatcattaataaataacttgtCCGAGTGCGTAAAAGACATCCAATACAATAGCCAATTtgaagaaaattttcacagTGTCTTGGGATCAACTGATTCAACAAACACATTGTGCATGGCATTAGAAGCTATATTTTTACATGGTTTAAAAGATACCTTCTTACGAAAAGCAAAAAACGTAATTTCTGGAGATCCAGACTATCGGCCGCAGTCAAGCTTCTGGCCACTTATTTTAGTACTGTCCCATCGTCAAAACATTGATCAAATATCTGCGTTACCCCAAATTAACACTGAGATAGGACAATGCAGAGCATGGCTTCGTATAGCACTCAATGAATGTTTACTTTCATCATACATGTCCactctattaaaaaatatatctgctGTCAAACCCTTCTACAACAGAAGTGCATTTGTTTGTGATTCTGAAGTTCTTGAAGTGGCTCAAAAGGTAATACAAGGATTAGAAACATGTGTTCAGTTTAATTTGCCAACAAACTCAAGTCTTCTTAATCAATGGCCAGAGCAAGTATTAATGCAAGCTGGTATCTGGGTACCAACTATGAAAGTGGCTCCTATTTCCGCTGGTTTGGATGTTGTTAGCACTTTGTCTGATGATGCAAAACCAAAGTTAGCATCAACTCCAAACAAATCATCCAAAGTTACAGGTTTAGGTAAAATGTGGGCTTTGAATGAAGATGAAGCTCTAGATTTTATACTGTCTAAGGATCCAGGACAGACTTCAAGTAAAGACAATGTAACAgaaatcgaaaaaaaaaatcagattGTTAACAAAACTCATTTAAATCctgaaattgaaaatattgtaaaagaaACTGGGGAAGAACCTAGTGATGTGATGCAAGATTCAATTCAAATATATGGCACATCTGTTGACTCTGAGGGTTTTGTTGCTCCTTGTGATGTTGTTATAACAGGAAATTCTTTAAGTGGCAAAGGTTGGTCCAAAGATTTGAATGATGATAATGCATCTGTTAACTCAAATTCATCTCATGGAAGTAGTATGATAAAAACTCCAGAACTAAAGAGTCTTTCTTCTCTTATTGATAACTCAAACTTGTATGTTGAGACAAACTCAAACACTCCTAACTTAAGAGATATTATGAAAGATATTCAtaaagagttaaaaataactactGAAGATAATGATGATTGTCAATTGATCATTGAGGATAATGTTCCTGATGATCCAACATTACATAGCTTAGATTTTGAGGTCATTTCAAATTCAACAGGTTCATTCACAGTTaatgaattacaaaaaatgaTGAAGCAATTAGGGTTGCTTTCTAGAGAAAAAGGTCTAGATAGTCAAAACTATCAATGTCATGGTTGTCAGGATCTCTTAGGAAGCACAGTATCAAAGGCCAAAGTTTGTGGTTATACTGGAGAATACTTTTGCTCTAATTGCATGGACCCTAATGTATTCATTATTCCTGCTCGAGTTATTCATAACTGGGATTTCAAAAGATATCCTGTTTCTAAAAGAGCAGCACTATTTCTTTTGGAATTTCAACATCAACCATGGATAGATATGAAAAAGCTGAATCCAAAAATTTATGTTGGAGTGTCAGATATGGCAAACTTGCAAGAATTAAGagttcaattaaattttctaagaGCATACATATTTACCTGTCGAGAGCCAGTAATTGAAGAATTGCAAAAACGGGTATGGCCAAGGGAGTATTTATATGATCATGTGCATTTGTATACTATATCAGATTTGGCTCAAATACCAAATGGATCTTTAGTTTTGCAATTGGAAAAAGTTGTCCACTTTGCTAAGGGTCATGTTTTAGAATGTTGGCTCTGTAACCAGAAAGGCTTTATATGTGAGGTATGCAGAGACCCGAAAATACTATATCCTTTTGAAACTAGTACAACATTTAGATGTGATGAGTGCTCAAGTGTATTTCATTCTAAATGTTTAAATGACACATTGCCATGTCCTAAATGTAAGAGGAAGCAAGAGCGTACAAATGATTCATCTTTAATTGATGCACTACAtagtcttaaattaaaaaatacagataagTGA